The following proteins are encoded in a genomic region of Alnus glutinosa chromosome 8, dhAlnGlut1.1, whole genome shotgun sequence:
- the LOC133874641 gene encoding G-type lectin S-receptor-like serine/threonine-protein kinase At4g27290 isoform X2 has protein sequence MEAITHLFVYSFLFSLIRTTITLDTITPSQSITDGGTLVSASGSFQLGFFSPGNSKTRYVGIWYMISSETVVWVANRNAPLNDQSGVLKVTDDGVLVLLNSTNSIVWSSNTSRTAENLVAQLLDTGNLVVKDRIDDDPEKFLWQSFDYPCDTLLPEMKLGWNLVTGLDRFLSSWKSTEDPAQGEFSLRIDLRGLPQQVLMKRDSIKARVGSWNGLHFTGYPGLRQNPVYNYEFVLNEKEVYYEYKLLNTSVFSRYVVNPSGVAQRFTWMDRTHSWEPFVTAQLDQCEIFAFCGSYASCDINNSPVCSCLEGFLPKSPKDGDSVDWYDGCVRRIPLECNDTDGFLKRTGVKLPDTSSSWYNKSMTLEECEGMCLKNCSCTAYASLDVRGGGSGCVLWFGSLVDIREFPGGGQDLYIRMAISELGRLEKKRHFNKKKLVAIMVGSTLLVVGMTIVGLVSYIWKKKLKNQEMTKRSQKKDYNNESGNEDMELPIFDMVAIANATDNFSNNNKLGEGGFGPVYKGILPEGRNIAVKRLSKTSGQGLNEFKNEVNLIAKLQHRNLVKLLGSCIQENENMLIYEYMPNKSLDAFIFDKAKSKLLDWHERINIIRGVAKGLLYLHEDSRLRIIHRDLKASNILLDNDMNPKISDFGLARSFGEDQIDSKTNRIFGT, from the exons ATGGAAGCCATTACTCATCTTTTCGTCTACTCTTTCCTATTCTCCCTCATAAGAACCACCATTACTCTAGACACCATTACTCCAAGTCAATCAATCACAGACGGTGGCACTCTAGTTTCAGCTAGCGGATCATTTCAATTGGGATTCTTCAGCCCAGGTAATTCCAAAACTCGATACGTGGGAATATGGTACATGATATCTTCGGAGACAGTTGTATGGGTAGCCAACAGAAACGCTCCGCTTAACGATCAGTCAGGAGTTTTAAAGGTCACTGATGATGGAGTTCTTGTGCTTCTTAATAGCACCAATAGTATTGTTTGGTCATCTAATACATCAAGAACCgcagaaaatctagttgcacaGCTCTTGGACACTGGGAATCTTGTTGTGAAAGATAGAATTGATGATGACCCAGAGAAGTTTTTGTGGCAGAGTTTTGATTATCCATGTGACACACTACTACCGGAAATGAAGCTTGGATGGAACTTAGTAACTGGCCTAGATAGGTTTTTATCATCTTGGAAGAGCACGGAAGATCCTGCTCAAGGCGAGTTTTCACTACGTATCGATCTTCGTGGGCTTCCGCAACAGGTTTTAATGAAGAGAGATTCAATAAAGGCTAGAGTAGGGTCATGGAATGGCCTTCACTTTACGGGATATCCTGGATTAAGACAGAATCCGGTATATAATTATGAATTCGTGTTGAATGAGAAGGAGGTTTATTACGAGTACAAACTTCTAAACACTTCTGTTTTCTCAAGATATGTGGTAAACCCATCAGGCGTTGCGCAACGATTCACATGGATGGATCGGACACACAGTTGGGAGCCTTTCGTTACAGCCCAGTTAGATCAATGTGAAATTTTTGCCTTCTGTGGTTCATATGCTTCCTGCGACATCAATAACTCTCCTGTATGTTCATGCTTGGAAGGATTCTTACCCAAGTCTCCAAAAGATGGGGATTCAGTAGATTGGTATGATGGGTGTGTTCGAAGGATTCCTTTGGAATGCAATGACACAGATGGATTCCTGAAGCGCACGGGGGTGAAATTGCCAGACACATCTTCTTCCTGGTATAACAAGAGCATGACCCTCGAGGAATGCGAAGGAATGTGTCTGAAAAACTGCTCCTGCACAGCATATGCAAGTTTAGATGTTAGGGGAGGAGGAAGCGGCTGCGTGCTTTGGTTTGGTAGCCTTGTTGACATTAGAGAATTCCCTGGGGGTGGGCAAGACCTCTATATAAGGATGGCCATTTCAGAACTGG GTCGTCTTGAGAAAAAGAGGCACTTCAACAAGAAGAAACTAGTAGCAATTATGGTCGGCTCAACATTACTAGTGGTGGGAATGACAATAGTTGGACTAGTGTCATAcatatggaagaagaaactcaAAAACCAAG AAATGACAAAAAGAAGTCAGAAGAAGGATTATAATAATGAAAGTGGGAATGAAGATATGGAGTTACCAATATTTGATATGGTAGCCATAGCTAATGCAACAGACAATTTTTCAAACAACAACAAGCTGGGAGAAGGTGGCTTTGGACCTGTGTACAAG GGTATATTGCCAGAAGGAAGAAATATAGCTGTGAAGAGGCTTTCAAAGACTTCTGGACAAGGACTAAACGAGTTCAAAAATGAAGTTAATTTGATTGCCAAACTTCAACACCGTAATCTTGTGAAGCTTCTCGGTTCTTgcattcaagaaaatgaaaatatgttaaTCTATGAATACATGCCCAACAAAAGCTTGGATgcctttatttttg ATAAAGCAAAGAGTAAATTACTAGATTGGCATGAGCGCATCAACATTATTCGTGGTGTTGCTAAAGGGCTTCTCtatcttcatgaagattctAGACTGAGAATTATTCATAGGGATCTAAAAGCTAGCAATATCCTTTTAGATAACGatatgaatccaaaaatttcagacTTTGGCCTGGCTAGATCATTTGGAGAAGATCAAATTGATTCCAAGACCAATAGGATTTTCGGAACATA G
- the LOC133874641 gene encoding G-type lectin S-receptor-like serine/threonine-protein kinase At4g27290 isoform X1 → MEAITHLFVYSFLFSLIRTTITLDTITPSQSITDGGTLVSASGSFQLGFFSPGNSKTRYVGIWYMISSETVVWVANRNAPLNDQSGVLKVTDDGVLVLLNSTNSIVWSSNTSRTAENLVAQLLDTGNLVVKDRIDDDPEKFLWQSFDYPCDTLLPEMKLGWNLVTGLDRFLSSWKSTEDPAQGEFSLRIDLRGLPQQVLMKRDSIKARVGSWNGLHFTGYPGLRQNPVYNYEFVLNEKEVYYEYKLLNTSVFSRYVVNPSGVAQRFTWMDRTHSWEPFVTAQLDQCEIFAFCGSYASCDINNSPVCSCLEGFLPKSPKDGDSVDWYDGCVRRIPLECNDTDGFLKRTGVKLPDTSSSWYNKSMTLEECEGMCLKNCSCTAYASLDVRGGGSGCVLWFGSLVDIREFPGGGQDLYIRMAISELGRLEKKRHFNKKKLVAIMVGSTLLVVGMTIVGLVSYIWKKKLKNQEMTKRSQKKDYNNESGNEDMELPIFDMVAIANATDNFSNNNKLGEGGFGPVYKGILPEGRNIAVKRLSKTSGQGLNEFKNEVNLIAKLQHRNLVKLLGSCIQENENMLIYEYMPNKSLDAFIFDKAKSKLLDWHERINIIRGVAKGLLYLHEDSRLRIIHRDLKASNILLDNDMNPKISDFGLARSFGEDQIDSKTNRIFGTYGYMSPEYAAHGQYSIKSDVFSFGVLVLEIMSGKKNRGFCHSDHHLNLIGHAWKLWIEDKSMELIEDNLAADLCTLSNVLRHIHVGLLCVQQRPEDRPNMSSVVQMLSNESLLPKPKQPGFFTDSLEANSSSSKHGTCSANEITITLFEAR, encoded by the exons ATGGAAGCCATTACTCATCTTTTCGTCTACTCTTTCCTATTCTCCCTCATAAGAACCACCATTACTCTAGACACCATTACTCCAAGTCAATCAATCACAGACGGTGGCACTCTAGTTTCAGCTAGCGGATCATTTCAATTGGGATTCTTCAGCCCAGGTAATTCCAAAACTCGATACGTGGGAATATGGTACATGATATCTTCGGAGACAGTTGTATGGGTAGCCAACAGAAACGCTCCGCTTAACGATCAGTCAGGAGTTTTAAAGGTCACTGATGATGGAGTTCTTGTGCTTCTTAATAGCACCAATAGTATTGTTTGGTCATCTAATACATCAAGAACCgcagaaaatctagttgcacaGCTCTTGGACACTGGGAATCTTGTTGTGAAAGATAGAATTGATGATGACCCAGAGAAGTTTTTGTGGCAGAGTTTTGATTATCCATGTGACACACTACTACCGGAAATGAAGCTTGGATGGAACTTAGTAACTGGCCTAGATAGGTTTTTATCATCTTGGAAGAGCACGGAAGATCCTGCTCAAGGCGAGTTTTCACTACGTATCGATCTTCGTGGGCTTCCGCAACAGGTTTTAATGAAGAGAGATTCAATAAAGGCTAGAGTAGGGTCATGGAATGGCCTTCACTTTACGGGATATCCTGGATTAAGACAGAATCCGGTATATAATTATGAATTCGTGTTGAATGAGAAGGAGGTTTATTACGAGTACAAACTTCTAAACACTTCTGTTTTCTCAAGATATGTGGTAAACCCATCAGGCGTTGCGCAACGATTCACATGGATGGATCGGACACACAGTTGGGAGCCTTTCGTTACAGCCCAGTTAGATCAATGTGAAATTTTTGCCTTCTGTGGTTCATATGCTTCCTGCGACATCAATAACTCTCCTGTATGTTCATGCTTGGAAGGATTCTTACCCAAGTCTCCAAAAGATGGGGATTCAGTAGATTGGTATGATGGGTGTGTTCGAAGGATTCCTTTGGAATGCAATGACACAGATGGATTCCTGAAGCGCACGGGGGTGAAATTGCCAGACACATCTTCTTCCTGGTATAACAAGAGCATGACCCTCGAGGAATGCGAAGGAATGTGTCTGAAAAACTGCTCCTGCACAGCATATGCAAGTTTAGATGTTAGGGGAGGAGGAAGCGGCTGCGTGCTTTGGTTTGGTAGCCTTGTTGACATTAGAGAATTCCCTGGGGGTGGGCAAGACCTCTATATAAGGATGGCCATTTCAGAACTGG GTCGTCTTGAGAAAAAGAGGCACTTCAACAAGAAGAAACTAGTAGCAATTATGGTCGGCTCAACATTACTAGTGGTGGGAATGACAATAGTTGGACTAGTGTCATAcatatggaagaagaaactcaAAAACCAAG AAATGACAAAAAGAAGTCAGAAGAAGGATTATAATAATGAAAGTGGGAATGAAGATATGGAGTTACCAATATTTGATATGGTAGCCATAGCTAATGCAACAGACAATTTTTCAAACAACAACAAGCTGGGAGAAGGTGGCTTTGGACCTGTGTACAAG GGTATATTGCCAGAAGGAAGAAATATAGCTGTGAAGAGGCTTTCAAAGACTTCTGGACAAGGACTAAACGAGTTCAAAAATGAAGTTAATTTGATTGCCAAACTTCAACACCGTAATCTTGTGAAGCTTCTCGGTTCTTgcattcaagaaaatgaaaatatgttaaTCTATGAATACATGCCCAACAAAAGCTTGGATgcctttatttttg ATAAAGCAAAGAGTAAATTACTAGATTGGCATGAGCGCATCAACATTATTCGTGGTGTTGCTAAAGGGCTTCTCtatcttcatgaagattctAGACTGAGAATTATTCATAGGGATCTAAAAGCTAGCAATATCCTTTTAGATAACGatatgaatccaaaaatttcagacTTTGGCCTGGCTAGATCATTTGGAGAAGATCAAATTGATTCCAAGACCAATAGGATTTTCGGAACATA TGGTTATATGTCTCCCGAGTATGCGGCGCATGGACAGTACTCGATAAAATCTGATGTATTTAGCTTTGGAGTTTTAGTATTAGAGATAATGAGTGGAAAGAAGAACAGAGGATTTTGTCACTCAGACCACCACCTTAATCTTATTggacat GCATGGAAACTATGGATTGAAGACAAGTCAATGGAACTAATTGAAGACAACTTGGCAGCTGACTTGTGCACTCTATCTAATGTATTACGACACATTCATGTGGGTCTGTTATGTGTGCAACAAAGACCAGAAGATAGACCAAACATGTCGTCTGTGGTTCAAATGTTGAGTAATGAGAGTTTATTGCCTAAGCCAAAACAGCCAGGTTTCTTTACAGATTCACTTGAAGCAAATTCTTCATCTAGCAAGCATGGAACTTGTTCAGCAAACGAAATCACCATTACATTATTTGAAGCACGGTAA
- the LOC133874638 gene encoding G-type lectin S-receptor-like serine/threonine-protein kinase At4g27290, translating to MEAFTHLFVGSFFFSLLRTSISQDSTITPNQSIRDGGTLVSADGSFQLGFFSPGTSKTRYVGIWYMISSETVVWVANRNAPLNDQSGVLKVTDDGVLVLLNSTNSIVWSSNTSRTAENPIAQLLDTGNLVVKDRIDGDPEKFLWQSFDYPCDTLLPEMKLGWNLVTGLDRFLSSWKSTEDPAQGEFSLRIILRGLPQQVLMKRDSIKARVGSWNGLRFTGYPGLRQNPVYNYEFVLTEKEVYYEYKLLNTSVFSRYVVNPSGVVQRFTWMDRTQSWEPFVTAQSNQCEIFAFCGPYAFCNINNSPVCACLEGFLPKSPKDRDSIDWSDGCVRRIPLECNDRDGFLKRTGVKLPDTSSSWYNKSMTLEECEGMCLKNCSCTAYASLDVRGRGSGCVLWFGSLVDIREFVEGGQELYIRMAISELGRLEKKRHFSKKKLVAIIVGSALLVLGMTIVGLVSYIWKKKLKNQEMTKRSQMKDYNNESGKEDMELPIFDMVAIANATDNFSNNNKLGEGGFGPVYKGILPEGRNIAMKRLSKNSGQGLNEFKNEVNLIAKLQHRNLVKLLGSCIQENENMLIYEYMPNKSLDSFIFDKAKSKLLDWHKRINIIGGVAKGLLYLHEDSRLRIIHRDLKASNILLDNNMNPKISDFGLARSFGEDQIDSKTNRIIGTYGYMSPEYAAHGRYSIKSDVFSFGVLVLEIVSGKKNSGFCHSDHHLNLTGHAWKLWIEDRPMELIIDDLVADLCTLSNVLRHIHVGLLCVQQRPEDRPNMPSVVQMLSNESLLPKPKQPGFFTDSLEADSSSTKYGTCSANKITITLLEAR from the exons ATGGAAGCCTTTACCCATCTTTTTGTCggctctttcttcttctctctcttaagAACCTCCATTTCACAAGACAGTACTATTACTCCAAATCAATCCATCAGAGACGGTGGCACTTTAGTTTCAGCTGACGGATCATTTCAATTGGGATTCTTCAGCCCAGGTACTTCCAAAACTCGATACGTGGGAATATGGTACATGATATCTTCGGAGACAGTTGTATGGGTAGCCAACAGAAACGCTCCGCTTAACGATCAGTCAGGAGTTTTAAAGGTCACTGATGATGGAGTTCTTGTGCTTCTTAATAGCACCAATAGTATTGTTTGGTCATCTAATACATCAAGAACCGCAGAAAATCCAATTGCACAGCTCTTGGACACCGGGAATCTTGTTGTGAAAGATAGAATTGATGGTGACCCAGAGAAGTTTTTGTGGCAGAGTTTTGATTATCCATGTGACACACTCCTACCGGAAATGAAGCTTGGATGGAACTTAGTAACTGGTCTAGATAGGTTTTTATCATCTTGGAAGAGCACGGAAGATCCTGCTCAAGGCGAGTTTTCACTACGAATCATTCTTCGTGGGCTTCCGCAACAGGTTTTAATGAAGAGAGATTCAATAAAGGCTAGAGTAGGGTCATGGAATGGCCTTCGCTTTACGGGATATCCTGGATTAAGACAGAATCCGGTATATAATTATGAATTCGTGTTGACTGAGAAGGAGGTTTATTACGAGTACAAACTTCTAAACACTTCTGTTTTCTCAAGATATGTGGTAAACCCATCAGGCGTTGTGCAGCGATTCACATGGATGGATCGGACACAAAGTTGGGAGCCTTTCGTTACAGCCCAGTCAAATCAATGTGAAATTTTTGCCTTCTGTGGTCCATATGCTTTCTGCAACATCAATAACTCTCCTGTATGTGCATGCTTGGAAGGATTCTTACCCAAGTCTCCAAAAGATAGGGACTCAATAGATTGGTCTGATGGGTGTGTTCGAAGGATTCCTTTGGAATGCAATGACAGAGATGGATTCCTGAAGCGCACGGGAGTGAAATTGCCGGACACATCTTCTTCCTGGTATAACAAGAGCATGACCCTCGAGGAATGCGAAGGAATGTGTCTTAAAAACTGCTCCTGCACAGCATATGCAAGTTTAGATGTCAGGGGAAGAGGAAGCGGCTGCGTGCTTTGGTTTGGTAGCCTTGTTGACATTAGAGAATTCGTTGAGGGTGGGCAAGAACTCTATATAAGGATGGCCATTTCAGAACTGG GTCGTCTTGAGAAAAAGAGGCACTTCAGCAAGAAGAAACTAGTAGCAATTATAGTTGGCTCAGCATTACTAGTGTTGGGAATGACAATAGTTGGACTAGTCTCATAcatatggaagaagaaactcaAAAACCAAG AAATGACAAAAAGAAGTCAGATGAAGGATTATAACAATGAAAGTGGTAAGGAAGATATGGAGTTACCAATATTTGATATGGTAGCCATAGCTAATGCAACAgataatttttcaaacaataACAAGTTGGGAGAAGGTGGCTTTGGACCTGTGTACAAG GGTATATTGCCAGAAGGAAGAAATATTGCTATGAAGAGGCTTTCAAAAAATTCTGGACAAGGACTAAACGAGTTCAAAAATGAAGTTAATTTGATTGCCAAACTTCAACACCGTAATCTTGTGAAGCTTCTCGGTTCTTgcattcaagaaaatgaaaatatgttaaTCTATGAATACATGCCCAACAAAAGCTTGGACtcctttatttttg ATAAAGCAAAGAGTAAATTACTAGATTGGCATAAGCGCATCAACATTATTGGTGGTGTTGCTAAAGGGCTTCTCtatcttcatgaagattctAGACTGAGAATTATTCATAGAGATCTAAAAGCTAGCAATATCCTTTTAGATAAcaatatgaatccaaaaatttcagacTTTGGCCTGGCTAGATCATTTGGAGAAGATCAAATTGATTCCAAGACCAATAGGATTATCGGAACATA TGGTTATATGTCTCCCGAGTATGCGGCGCATGGGCGGTATTCAATAAAGTCTGATGTGTTTAGCTTTGGAGTTTTAGTATTAGAGATAGTGAGTGGAAAGAAGAACAGTGGATTTTGTCACTCAGATCACCACCTTAATCTTACTGGACAT gCATGGAAATTATGGATTGAAGACAGGCCAATGGAACTAATTATCGACGACTTGGTAGCTGACTTGTGCACTCTATCTAATGTATTACGACACATTCATGTGGGTCTATTATGTGTGCAACAAAGACCAGAAGATAGACCAAACATGCCGTCAGTGGTTCAAATGTTGAGTAATGAGAGTTTATTGCCTAAGCCAAAACAACCAGGTTTCTTTACAGATTCACTTGAAGCAGATTCTTCATCTACCAAGTATGGAACTTGTTCAGCAAACAAAATCACCATTACATTATTGGAAGCACGGTAA